Proteins from a single region of Campylobacter sputorum:
- the murA gene encoding UDP-N-acetylglucosamine 1-carboxyvinyltransferase — protein sequence MYLLSIKGGYKLSGEVKICGAKNAALPSIACSILSKKPVNIKNIPEVEDIKTICKLLENLGSSCKFIKSHQVKIDTTTINSTKATYDIVRKMRASILVLGPLLARFHHCEVSLPGGCAIGQRPIDLHLSALEKMGAKIEIKEGYVVATTPKDGLKGANIIFDKITVTGSENIIMAAALANGTTKIINAAKEPEVVALCEILSQSGVDIKGIGTSELIIKGSSGKLLDIKEINVIPDRIEAGTYLCAGAITNSQITVKNVNPNHLVAVLDKFESMGYGIKIDVDCITILPAKKIKPIEIITSEYPGFPTDMQAQFMALCLVANGTSVIDERLFENRFMHVSELLRMGADIKLNAHIATINGGIKLNATDVMATDLRASSALVLAGLVANGTTRVHRIYHLDRGYEKLEIKLSKLGAKIKRLEE from the coding sequence ATGTATCTATTATCGATAAAAGGTGGGTATAAATTAAGCGGCGAAGTAAAAATATGTGGTGCAAAAAATGCAGCCTTACCTTCCATAGCTTGTTCAATACTTTCGAAAAAACCTGTAAATATAAAAAATATACCAGAAGTTGAAGATATAAAAACTATATGCAAACTACTTGAAAATTTAGGCTCATCTTGTAAATTTATAAAATCACACCAAGTTAAAATAGACACAACTACGATAAATTCAACAAAAGCAACATATGATATTGTTAGAAAGATGAGAGCCTCCATCTTAGTTCTAGGACCACTTCTTGCAAGATTTCACCATTGTGAAGTTTCGCTTCCAGGTGGCTGTGCCATAGGTCAAAGACCAATAGACCTACACCTAAGTGCATTGGAAAAAATGGGTGCAAAAATAGAGATAAAAGAGGGATATGTTGTAGCTACTACGCCAAAAGATGGGCTAAAAGGTGCAAATATTATTTTTGATAAAATAACTGTTACTGGAAGCGAAAATATCATAATGGCAGCAGCTCTTGCAAATGGTACAACAAAAATCATAAATGCAGCAAAAGAGCCAGAAGTTGTAGCACTTTGCGAGATTTTATCACAAAGTGGAGTTGATATAAAAGGTATTGGCACAAGTGAACTTATCATAAAAGGAAGCAGTGGAAAACTACTTGATATAAAAGAAATAAATGTTATACCAGATAGGATAGAAGCTGGAACTTATTTGTGCGCAGGAGCTATAACAAATTCACAAATTACTGTAAAAAATGTAAATCCAAACCATCTAGTAGCAGTGTTAGATAAATTTGAAAGTATGGGATATGGTATAAAAATAGATGTAGATTGCATAACTATATTACCAGCAAAAAAAATAAAACCTATAGAAATTATAACAAGCGAATACCCCGGTTTTCCAACAGATATGCAAGCTCAATTTATGGCACTTTGTCTTGTTGCAAATGGAACTAGCGTAATTGATGAAAGACTTTTTGAAAACAGATTTATGCATGTAAGTGAACTTTTAAGAATGGGAGCAGATATAAAACTAAATGCTCATATTGCAACGATAAATGGTGGCATAAAACTAAACGCAACTGATGTCATGGCAACTGATTTAAGAGCAAGTTCAGCCCTTGTTCTAGCCGGACTTGTTGCAAATGGAACTACAAGAGTCCATAGAATTTATCACCTTGATAGAGGCTATGAAAAACTTGAAATAAAACTATCTA
- a CDS encoding CHAP domain-containing protein, producing the protein MNTKKFIVFLVSLIFFVGCSTKTDVVQNDFYDIYNDENLTDIKEDFQSQLVLQDEKTEEFSIPNADKYPYDLVKLLDRYLDTKAGGDCSGFVSLINNRYDNLYFDENELNSYYSNHRKSQAMYNLYKYNEKISLKNPKVGDLIFFSNTSTKKSIKSVNPKNVTHVGIIRGINKDGTIKFIHFASGKNMYGYMNLRDKNTHIRDNKIINSYITRCSSASCLTSNRFIGYGKLN; encoded by the coding sequence ATGAATACAAAAAAATTTATAGTGTTTTTAGTGAGTTTGATTTTTTTTGTAGGATGTTCTACTAAAACAGATGTAGTGCAAAATGATTTTTATGATATTTATAATGATGAAAATTTAACAGATATAAAAGAAGATTTTCAATCTCAACTTGTATTGCAAGATGAAAAAACAGAGGAATTTTCAATTCCAAATGCAGATAAATATCCCTATGATTTAGTTAAACTACTAGATAGATATTTAGATACAAAAGCAGGTGGCGATTGTTCTGGTTTTGTGTCTCTCATAAATAACAGATATGATAATTTATATTTTGATGAAAATGAATTAAATTCTTACTACTCAAATCATAGAAAATCTCAAGCTATGTATAATCTTTATAAATATAATGAAAAAATATCGTTAAAAAATCCTAAAGTAGGGGATTTGATATTTTTTTCAAACACATCTACAAAAAAATCCATAAAATCTGTAAATCCTAAAAATGTCACACATGTTGGGATTATAAGGGGTATAAATAAAGATGGAACTATAAAATTTATTCACTTTGCAAGTGGTAAAAACATGTATGGATATATGAACTTAAGAGATAAAAATACCCATATTAGAGATAATAAAATTATAAATAGTTATATAACTAGATGTTCGAGTGCTTCTTGTCTTACTTCAAATAGATTTATAGGATATGGAAAGTTAAATTAA
- a CDS encoding rhomboid family intramembrane serine protease has protein sequence MNKKLYFSSFVIAINCLVYFLHYFVFNTNKFSILFGLNSLCIYYGFYWQLVTSMFLHGSFMHLAMNMVVLYQFGSILERFLGGIKFMLIYLLGGIITNLLSLVYIWYNGYYKGIDINTIGASGAICVLLGFMAFIDKYNAKGLFIALILMSFAPLLMGINVAWYAHLLGFGIGYLSGKIVRKY, from the coding sequence ATGAATAAAAAATTATATTTCTCTTCATTTGTCATTGCAATAAACTGCCTTGTGTATTTTTTACACTATTTTGTGTTTAATACTAATAAATTTAGTATATTATTTGGTCTTAATTCCCTTTGTATATATTATGGTTTTTATTGGCAGCTTGTAACATCTATGTTTTTACATGGATCATTTATGCATTTGGCTATGAATATGGTTGTTTTGTATCAGTTTGGATCCATACTTGAGCGGTTTTTAGGCGGGATTAAATTTATGCTTATTTATTTGCTTGGTGGAATTATTACAAATTTATTAAGTCTTGTTTATATATGGTATAACGGATATTACAAAGGTATAGATATAAATACAATTGGAGCAAGTGGTGCCATATGTGTTTTACTTGGATTTATGGCTTTTATAGATAAATACAATGCAAAAGGACTTTTTATAGCTTTGATTTTGATGAGTTTTGCACCGCTTTTAATGGGTATAAATGTAGCTTGGTATGCCCATTTACTTGGATTTGGTATAGGGTATTTAAGCGGTAAAATAGTTAGGAAATATTAG